One genomic segment of Hemiscyllium ocellatum isolate sHemOce1 chromosome 49, sHemOce1.pat.X.cur, whole genome shotgun sequence includes these proteins:
- the LOC132837309 gene encoding uncharacterized protein LOC132837309: protein MDQLSKPTIKVLSDSDANSSRDNVLISCQGDIRPSGGIFYFYNSRRKGFRQKHHVTGLEDTAVFTINIHEHSSAGNYTCQYETEVNGRAILSPSSQSVSVTEKRKEGHTSKAAQKRLYTFVGLGCAAVIIVLLVMLCLLIVKKGQNKRQNIQRAASIAVQITDSKDKDGIYDNANLIYCKSMGEYSEVHDNNCESVTYAALNIEGSNQNTSASVVREELCVYMDVKT from the exons atgg ATCAACTCTCCAAACCGACGATCAAAGTGCTGTCAGATTCCGATGCCAATTCAAGCAGGGACAATGTATTGATTTCCTGCCAAGGTGATATTCGGCCCAGTGGAGGAATATTCTACTTTTACAATAGTCGGAGGAAAGGTTTTAGACAGAAACATCATGTGACTGGTCTTGAAGATACTGCGGTCTTTACCATCAACATCCATGAACATTCTTCTGCAGGAAACTACACTTGTCAATATGAAACAGAGGTAAACGGACGAGCCATCCTTTCCCCGTCTAGCCAATCTGTTTCAGTCACAGAGAAAAGAAAGGAGGGTCACACATCAAAAG CTGCACAGAAGAGACTATATACGTTCGTCGGACTGGGATGTGCTGCTGTGATCATTGTCTTACTTGTGATGCTGTGCCTTCTTATTGTCAAGAAAG GTCAGAATAAACGTCAAAATATTCAGAG GGCTGCATCCATAGCAGTTCAAATTACAGACAGCAAAGACAAAGATGGCATTT ATGACAACGCCAACTTGATCTATTGCAAATCCATG GGCGAGTATTCTGAAGTGCACGACAACAATTGTGAGAGCGTTACTTATGCTGCCTTGAACATAGAAGGTTCGAATCAAAATACATCTGCCTCGGTCGTCAGGGAAGAGCTGTGCGTGTATATGGACGTGAAAACATAA